A genome region from Carya illinoinensis cultivar Pawnee chromosome 2, C.illinoinensisPawnee_v1, whole genome shotgun sequence includes the following:
- the LOC122300363 gene encoding UPF0481 protein At3g47200-like, giving the protein MDNRRQSQTRDHVSVDVKEDALVSSIKDKMETESTSISISRVLDDLRKGNEVMYIPDKVSIGPFHHGNILLKSMEDNKWRYMSALLNRKPNLELRLDRCVEVLRGLEHRARLSYKGGVSLSTDDFVQMMLVDGCFIIELFLKYTFKNLRHRNDPIFSKHGMLFDVRCNMMLLENQIPYFILQRLFQIVPIPKNCGQSLNELAFRFFKRVIPGDLKVIQERFNHEGYHLLDLIHHCFLPTYPRVQPKEGGTRQDLDCATNLKKARIRFKKTRTKSLLDIKFVNGVLELPGLEVLTCTETLFRNLIALEQSHCDSAQHSFTSYAFLMGSLVCSEKDLKLLGKQQILIYEKDKRKEVSELFRKLCVAAKPMDSYYRGLFEQVNEFKRTHWLGFWQRLKHSHPKSPVALVVFTLAIMLIVLTFVGAFFSVLTFCLHHI; this is encoded by the coding sequence ATGGACAACAGGCGACAGTCACAAACCAGGGACCATGTTTCTGTTGATGTCAAAGAGGATGCTCTTGTATCTTCTATCAAAGACAAGATGGAAACAGAAAGTACTTCAATTAGCATCTCCAGAGTCCTCGATGATCTTCGTAAAGGAAATGAGGTTATGTATATTCCTGATAAAGTTTCCATTGGCCCTTTCCACCATGGAAACATTCTTCTAAAATCCATGGAAGACAACAAGTGGCGATATATGTCTGCACTCCTCAATCGAAAGCCAAATCTCGAGTTAAGGTTAGATAGATGTGTGGAAGTACTCAGAGGATTGGAGCACAGAGCACGGTTATCTTATAAAGGTGGAGTCAGTCTCTCAACTGATGATTTCGTGCAGATGATGTTAGTTGATGGCTGTTTCATCATAGAGCTATTCTTAAAGTATACCTTTAAGAATCTAAGACACAGGAATGATCCTATATTTAGCAAACATGGGATGCTCTTTGACGTGAGGTGCAACATGATGTTACTTGAAAACCAGATTCCCTATTTCATTCTCCAAAGGTTATTTCAAATTGTACCAATTCCAAAAAATTGTGGCCAGTCCCTCAATGAGCTCGCCTTCCGATTCTTCAAAAGGGTGATCCCCGGAGATCTGAAAGTTATTCAGGAGAGATTTAACCATGAAGGGTATCATTTACTTGACTTGATCCACCACTGTTTCCTTCCAACATATCCAAGAGTTCAACCAAAAGAAGGTGGAACCCGGCAGGACTTGGATTGTGCAACAAACCTCAAAAAAGCAAGAATTAGGTTCAAGAAGACTCGTACCAAAAGCTTGTTAGACATCAAGTTTGTTAATGGAGTCCTTGAATTGCCTGGGTTAGAAGTCCTTACATGTACAGAAACCCTTTTCCGGAACCTCATTGCTCTTGAGCAGAGTCACTGTGATAGCGCACAGCACAGCTTCACATCTTATGCCTTTCTGATGGGTAGCCTTGTATGCTCTGAGAAAGATTTGAAGTTGCTTGGCAAACAACAGATTCTCATCTATGAAAAGGACAAACGGAAAGAGGTTTCTGAACTATTCAGGAAACTCTGCGTGGCTGCGAAACCGATGGACTCCTATTATAGGGGGCTTTTTGAACAAGTGAATGAGTTCAAAAGAACCCATTGGCTTGGATTTTGGCAGCGATTGAAGCACAGCCATCCAAAATCTCCTGTTGCACTTGTGGTGTTCACCTTAGCCATTATGCTTATTGTTCTCACCTTTGTTGGAGCATTTTTTTCTGTACTCACATTCTGTCTCCACCATATATAG